In Drosophila subpulchrella strain 33 F10 #4 breed RU33 chromosome X, RU_Dsub_v1.1 Primary Assembly, whole genome shotgun sequence, the DNA window AACACGTatctataatatttattatatttgaaGACCTCACTCAatcgatttaatttaaaaacaaaaaaaaatgggatTGCTTGATAATATCCATCTTAATCGGCTACTGGTCCATCCGGTGGCTCCAGCTTGACGTCGGCGGATCAGGGTCGATTCAGGCCCACCACCGAGGGCGCCATGTGCACGGGCGGACCCACTTGTGGGCCAACCGAACCACTGCCCATGCCGCCGAGCAGGGCCACGTGCTTCCGGTAGTTGGTGAACTGCTCCAGGTACTGCTTCACCGTGTCCACCGGCTCGTAGATGTCGTTGTGCTTCGCAtgcagctgctgctggccCATCGCCGTCATTATGGTCTGCGGGGCAAAGTACGAGGGGAAGTCCTTGCTCACCCCAATGCCCAGGAATCCCTGCAGCACCTCGCGTATCATCTCCCAGCAGTAGGCCAGTATCACACACGACTTGTACTCGATCTCGATGAGGATACCCTGGAATTGAAGTTTCAAAATACATAAACAATTTGAGATATACGACATATTTTAACTTATCATCTAAGTTGTATGTATAGGCTGCGATGGAATGTCCACAACTTAAGAGGCCGGAAATAAGTTTCCAAAAACTATACTGAAAATGTAATATCGACCCCTTAATAaccttttcaaatattttataatccaATTTCAAATTGTATCTTAAGTGTAAGACAATTAATACCAAAACTTAGAAAAATTCTGGAATACGGTTCGTTTTTCGGTATTTATTTCAAGGCAATAgttaaagatttaaaaaaaagtcttaatataatataaatatttgtattatatgATCTTTGCAATTTTTGTTAAACGTTTATCCTTCTGAAGAATTCACTGTCTAATTTTAATCATGTTTTAATGATCGCTCTATGCATATATTGaaaccttttaaaataataaaaacatttgtattATATGAGAGATATGAGATTAAATGTGatctttgaaatttttaaaaaatgttttttctccTGAAGAATTCGCAGTCTTATTTTATTAATGTATTTATGATGGCTCTAAAAATTGAAACCTATGCCAGTGTGGTAAATATTAGTTCCACTTGCTTTGAAGTATTCTTGTCTATATCTTGTTACTTTTACAGTTctctaaatatttataaaatcaacaatttcgaattataataattattgtaCCCATTCAGAACCTAATTAGTTTTGGAATGAACAGAAATGGATGTAAATCTAGATGAGTCCTTCAGGGTTTATACGCGTACCTTGAAGTGCTCCATCATGGTGACTGACCCCAGTTTGATGACGAAATCGCCGTACTCGAAACGGGCGCCCCGGGACTCGATTTTGGTCTGTTTCTTGGAGGTGAAGGTGTTGGTCATCTTGAGCATCAGCAGATCGAAGATGTTGTCGGCGACGAGGGCCACCTGCTTGCCGGTGCCGTTGTCGATGATGGAGAACGTGGAGGCGGGGTACTCCGAGTTGTGCAGGACGTGGACGGCGCGACTGGGTGCTCCATTGTGGGGCTGTGGCGTCGAGATGAAGGTTTCGCAGTCCACCAGAAATTGACCGGCATGTGTGGCGCCCAGGGCGAGCAGTCGCTTGCTCAGCTGGTCAACGATGTACGCCCCCGATTTGCCCTCGGGCAGGGGATAGGGTTGCAGAACAGTCACACCCATACTTTCAGCAATGTGTGGcgagtggaataataaataaataaattattaatctGGTCTGGcttctttttgtttatttgcaaATTGTCAGTGTGACCGTGCGGCTCGTAGATACCACGAGTGTTGCCAGACCTTTGCAATGACTGTACCGTTTACTTTGACCAGaactttttaagaaatatttagggtatttttagtatttagtattaatttgttatattatttattttgaaagtaGTCCAACCCGAAATTGTGATCTGAATGTGAAGAACACATATACTTTTAAAATAGAACCACTTATATGTGCTTTatgttttacaaaatattaacataaacaattaacataataaataattacaagtAGTGGGTAAATAACCGTCTTTAGACACAAGTAATGAAGTTATCCGTGTGTAAACACTATTTTTGAGTAATCGGGTAATGTCAATTTCTCAATTTTATACCTTTCGATTTTAACATTTTGCTACAGTAATTAACTTGAGCTACCAGATCGTCGAACTTTCTGTCTGGCCAGTGTGTACCCACCACTGGAAACTCCGCTTTTGGCATTGACCAGTTTTCCAAATACGGTATCACtgcgttaaaatattttattaaatttttaacaaaGTAGGCGCCAATTGTTCGCTTTTTGGCCTATACCACCGTAACTTTCGGCCAAGCGTAGCAATTGAAGGTGATTTTAGGCCAGCTACTGTACGGGAATCAGAAGCCCGTGTGCAATTGGCCACCAGTTGTTGCCCACTTCGCATCTCCAAGCTATTTTGGTTGTCGCGCGCCCCATTTGGATTTATGAATATAGGAGTGATTAACTCCGATCACTGTCCACCAGGATGTCGCAGGAAAA includes these proteins:
- the LOC119558409 gene encoding mediator of RNA polymerase II transcription subunit 20, with product MGVTVLQPYPLPEGKSGAYIVDQLSKRLLALGATHAGQFLVDCETFISTPQPHNGAPSRAVHVLHNSEYPASTFSIIDNGTGKQVALVADNIFDLLMLKMTNTFTSKKQTKIESRGARFEYGDFVIKLGSVTMMEHFKGILIEIEYKSCVILAYCWEMIREVLQGFLGIGVSKDFPSYFAPQTIMTAMGQQQLHAKHNDIYEPVDTVKQYLEQFTNYRKHVALLGGMGSGSVGPQVGPPVHMAPSVVGLNRP